From a single Mesorhizobium shangrilense genomic region:
- a CDS encoding L,D-transpeptidase — protein MKKTVLMAAMLVAMLFGSSVQGWAASLVANIDVSSQTMTVSRYGEVLYRWNVSTARKGYFTPRGTYRPQRTERMWYSRKYEMSPMPYSVFFHGGYAIHGTGAVRQLGRPASHGCVRLQTANAATFYSMVREAGFGNTRILITN, from the coding sequence ATGAAGAAGACAGTTCTCATGGCGGCAATGCTTGTCGCGATGCTGTTCGGCTCGTCAGTTCAAGGCTGGGCCGCCAGCCTGGTTGCAAACATCGATGTGTCATCACAGACGATGACTGTGAGCAGGTACGGCGAAGTGCTTTACCGCTGGAACGTATCCACCGCCCGCAAGGGGTATTTCACGCCGCGCGGCACGTATCGGCCGCAACGGACGGAGCGGATGTGGTACTCGCGCAAATACGAGATGTCGCCGATGCCTTACTCCGTGTTCTTCCACGGCGGTTACGCCATCCACGGCACCGGCGCGGTCAGGCAGTTGGGGCGCCCGGCTTCGCATGGCTGCGTGCGACTGCAGACGGCCAATGCCGCGACCTTCTATTCGATGGTGCGGGAAGCCGGCTTCGGCAATACGCGGATCCTCATCACAAACTAA